The genomic stretch AGTCCTGTAACATCATTTTCTGTGTTAACACTTCTACCAACCTTTTCGATGTAGTTCTGCATCTTAGTATCCATAGCACAATAAATCTTTAGACCTTGTGTTGAGATCATTCTCTGTGCAGCATCTTCAGAAATATCATTCTGCTTTGCTAAATCCTTCTTAAGGTCATTCATAAGTTCTTCAATATACCAGTTCTGAACATAGATTTCTTCTTTTTCTTTCTTCTGGTTATATCCGACGAACTTCATATTCTTGGATTCTTTCATTGCGTCTTCATATTCTTTTTTTGTTATCTTACCTTGGTTGTACATTTCCTTGATAACAATTTCTCTACGCTTCTTGTTGTTTTCAGGGTAGATAAGTGGATTCCATTGGCTAGGGTTCTGTGTGATACCAGCAATAGCAGCACACTGAGCAATAGAACACTTCTGAATATCTTGACCAAAATAAAGCTGAGATGCAGCCTGAACGCCTTGACAGTTGTTACCGAAGTTTACAACATTTAGGTAGGCCTCAAGAATCTGGTCCTTAGTGTATTCCTTTTCAACATTCAAAGCTCTGAAGATTTCTCTAATCTTACGATTTAGTGAAACCTGATTGTCATCAGTAAGGTTCTTGATTAACTGCTGAGTGATTGTTGAACCACCATAGCTACTTGAACCGGAAGATAGGGAAAGCATAGCACCGGCAGTTCTCTGCCAGTCAACACCATGGTGATCATAGAAACGCTTGTCCTCAATAGCAACCATAGCATCTTTCATATGCTGAGGAATGTCCTTAAAGTCAACCCATACTCTGTTTTCTGTATCGTAAATGGATTGATATTCCTTAAACTCACCATCATCGTTTTGTACATAAATGTGGCTGGTTAGGTTTAGACTTGCAGCAACAAGGTCGATGCCTGTTGGTTCAGAAGCAATGCCAAAGATATATACCCCTAGGCTGATACCTACAGCAACCATAGCACATACGAAAACCATAAAAATGGTGAATATAGCTTTTCCAATACCTGAAAATACTACTTTACTAGTTCCTTTTTTGTCGTGTTCGATTTCACTTCTACCAGAAGGTTTCTTAGTACTCATCTTACTGATATCAGTTTCTCTCAAACCGACCACCTCCTTTTTAAGGCAATATTCTGTTTTATTTGTAATTTTATTATGTACTTTATCTACATTATAATTTTTCAATATATATGTAAAACATAACAGATAACATTGTACCATATTATCATACAAAAATAAACCTATTTTTTACTTTTTCTTTATATGTGCAAAAAAAATCTTTTAATATATGAATATTCGTATATTTTTATGAAAAAATAATTCCTTGAAGGAATATTTTTCTAATTATGTGAAAGGAAGTTGAACATATGAAGGAATATGTAGCTATTATCCTAACCGGATGTATTCTCTTTGCATCGGTTTTTGTGTCAGCAAATTTTGAACTTAAGGAGGATGAACTAACCCAAACTTTAAGTCAGCAAAAGGCTACTGCATCAGAAATTTATTATGTGAAAAATTACAAAGGTTATGTTTCTGTTTTTAAGAAAAATGAAAAATCTCCGATGATAAAAACCGATACTCTTGTTAGTTCATTACCTTATGATGACCAAGATAAATTGAAAGAGGGAATAGAGGTTAAGGGAGATACTTCTCTGAGAAAATGTTTGGAAGATTTTTGCAGTTAGCTTTAGTTTAGTGTGAAAACAGTTTTTTAAAATAAAGTATATGCAAGAACGGTTAATTAATAGACAAAAATATATAATTATGATTAATAATACACAAAATTTTAAGTTATAAAAACCTTTTAATTATGAACTATAAGAGGGAAAACAAGGGTGCATTTCATTGACAATAAGGCTTTTTTATAGTACAATAACAAAGATTGGAGAATTGTGCCCTTTTGCAATTTTGCAAAAAGGTTTATCTACTAAAACTACCTATTTTCTAGGTTGCGTAAATTGGAGGTACATAATGATTGATACTGTTATTAATAAAGAATTAGGTATTCAATACCCTATTTTTCAAGGCGGTATGGCTTGGGTTGCTGATGCTTCTTTAGCTTCCGGTGTATCTAATGCCGGTGGCCTTGGTATTATCGCTGCTATGAATTCTAACGGAGAACAACTTCGTGCAGAAATTAAGAAATGTAAAGAAATGACTGACAAACCTTTCGGTGTAAACATTATGATGATGTCACCATTCGTTGACGAAGTAGCAAAGGTTGTTGTTGAAGAAGGAGTAAAGGTTGTTACAACAGGTGCAGGTACTCCTACAAAATATATGCCAATGTGGACTGAAGCAGGTATTAAGGTTATTCCTGTAGTAGCTTCTGTTGCACTTGCAAGAATGGTTGAAAAGCGTGGTGCTTTTGCAGTTATTGCCGAAGGTGGCGAAAGTGGTGGTCATGTTGGTGACTTAACTACAATGGCTCTTGTACCTCAGGTTGTAGATGCAGTTAATATTCCTGTTATTGCAGCCGGTGGTATTGCTGACGGCAGACAGATTGCTGCTGCATTTATGTTAGGTGCTAAGGGTGTACAGGTTGGTACAAGATTCTTAGTATGTGATGAATGTACTATCGCTCATGAATATAAAGAAAAGGTCCTAAAGGCTAAGGATATTGATACTGTTGTTACAGGTAAGCGTCTAGGTCATCCTGTTCGTTCAATCAGAAATAGCTTTACTAAGGAATATCAGGCTTGTGAATATGACCGTACAAACTGTGATGATGAAAAGCTTGAAAGTATGGGTACAGGTAAGCTAAGACTTGCAGCTCGTGAAGGTGATGTAAAGAACGGTACTGTACTAGCCGGTCAGGTTGCTGCTATGGTTAAGAAAGAACAACCTGCTAAGGAAATTATTGAAGAAATGTTTGCTCAAGCTGAGGAAACACTAAAGGGAGCTACACAATGGGTAAAATAGCATTAGTATTCTCAGGTCAGGGTGCACAGTACCCGGGTATGGGCAAAGAATTATACGATTGTTCTCCTGCTGCTAAGGCAGTTTATGATATGGCTGACTCTATCAGAGAGGGTACAAGTAATCAGTGCTTTAACGGTACAAAGGAAGAACTTTCTGTTACAGTAAACACTCAGCCTACAGTTTTTACTGCTGACCTTGCTGCTGCTGAGGCAGTTAAGGAAAAAGGCATTAAGATTGATTATGTTGCCGGTTTCTCACTAGGTGAAATTGCAGCACTTGGCTTTAGTGGAATTATGAGTTATGAAGATGCTTTCAAACTTGTTTGTAAGAGAGCAGCATTAATGGATAAAGCAGCAAATGAAACTCCAGGTGCTATGGTAGCAGTTATGAAGCTAACACCTGAAAGAATTGAAGAAATTGCTTCTGAATTTGATGAGTGTTGGCCTGTTAACTACAACTCACCGGCACAGACAGTTGTTGCTATGAATAAAGATAACCTTGATGCTTTTTGTGAAAAAATCAAAAGTGAAAAAGGTAGAGCAGTACCTCTAGCAGTAAGTGGTGCATTCCACTCACCTTATATGGCTAAGGCAGCTGTTGGTCTTGGTGAATATTTAGCAGATATGACACTAAATGAACCAACTATTCCACTTTATGCAAACTATACAGCAGAAGAATATAGTGGGGACTATAAGTCACTTATTACTAATCAGTGTAAAAACCCTGTAAAGTGGCAGAAAACAGTAGAGAATTTAATTGCAAATGGTGTTGACACATTTATTGAAGTTGGTGTTGGCAAGACTTTAACAGGTCTAATTAAGAAAATTGACAGAAATGTTACTGCAATTAAGGTTGAAAATAAAGAAGATTTAGATGCACTAAATGTGTAAGAAAAAGGAGAAGTATATGAAGTTAGAAGGTAAGATTGCTCTTGTAACAGGTGGTTCAAGAGGTATCGGTTTTGCTACTTGTAAGAAGTTAGCAAGTGAAGGTGCAACAATTATTATTACTGATATTTGTGACGAAGAAAAGGCAGCTCCTGCTATTAAAGAATTAGAAGAAATGGGAGCAAAGGCGAAGTTCTATAAGAGTGATGTTTCAAACTTTGAATCAGCACAGGAAACTGTAAATGCAGTTATTAAGGACTTTGGTGGTCTTGATATTCTTGTAAACAATGCCGGTATTGTTCGTGATATGCTAATGATTAAGATGACAGAAGCTGATTTTGATGCAGTTATCAATGTTAACCTAAAGGGTACTTACAATATGATGAAAGCAACTTATAAGCACTTTATGAAGCAGAGAAGTGGTAGAATTATCTCTCTAGCATCAGTTGTTGGTATTATGGGTAATGCCGGTCAGGCTAACTATTCAGCATCAAAGGCAGGTATCATCGGTCTAACAAAGACAGTTGCAAAGGAACTAGGTGGCAGAAATGTTACAGTTAATGCTATTGCTCCGGGTTATATTGCAACTGATATGACAGATAAGTTATCTGATAAAGCAAAAGAAGTTATGTCAAGTGGTATCCCAATGAAGAGAGCCGGTTCTCCTGAAGATGTTGCAAATGCAATTTGTTTCCTAGCTTCTGATGATGCTTCATATATTACAGGTGAAGTTCTAAGAGTTGACGGTGGTATGGCAATGTAATTTGCCTTAAATTTACGAAGAAAGGTAGCTAATATGAGAAGAGTAGTAGTAACTGGTATTGGAGCAGTAACTCCGGTAGGTAATGATATGAAGACAACTTGGGACAACCTTGTAAATGGTGTTTCAGGTATTGACTTTATTCCTGAAGAACGCTTTAGTACAGAAGGTCTAAAGGTTAAGATTGCTGGTTTGGTTAAAGATTTTGAACCAACAAAGTATTTTGAAAAGAAAGATTTAAGAAAGAACGATTTATATACACAGTATGCAGTTGCAGCAGCAACTGAAGCTGTAGAAGACAGTGGCATCCTAGGTAAGATTGAAGAAGATAACTTTGGTGTTTATGTAGGTGCAGGTATCGGTGGTCTTGAAAGTTTCTATAAGAACTCTATCAATATGGAAAAGTTTGGTGCAAGAAAGGTTAGCCCATTCTTTATTCCAATGATGATTGCTAATATGGCTTCCGGTACAATCGCTATTAAGTTTAAGGCAAAAGGTCCTTGTGTGCCAATCGTAACTGCTTGTGCAACAGGTGCAAACTCAATCGGTGAAGCTTTCCATGCAATCAGAGATGGTTACTGTGATGCAATTATAACAGGTGGTGCAGAAGCAGCAGTTTCTCCACTATCAATTGCCGGTTTCCAAAACTGTAAGGCACTTACAACAAGAAATGACCCTAAGACTGCATCTATCCCATTTGACAAGAACCGTGACGGTTTTGTTATGGGTGAAGGTGGTGCTTGTATGATTCTTGAAGAATATGAACACGCTAAGGCTCGTGGTGCTAAGATTTATGCTGAAATTGCCGGTTATGGTAACACTTGTGATGCTCACCATATTACTGCTCCTGATGCAACTGCCGAAACTCCTGCAAAGGCAATTAAGGTAGCTATGAAAGAAGCTAATGTTACAGGTGATGAAGAATGGTACTGGAATGCTCACGGTACATCAACTCACCTAAATGATGTAACAGAAACAAAGGCAATTAAGATGGCTCTTGGTGAAAATGCTTACAGAGTAAATGTTTCTTCAACTAAGTCAATGACAGGTCACCTATTTGGTGCTACCGGTGCATTAGAGGCTATTGTTTGTACACTTGCTCTAAAGAATGGTATTATCCCACCAACAATCGGCTACACAGAAAAAGATGAAGAATGTGACCTTAACTACACACCTAACAAGGCAGTTAAGAGAGATGTAAATGTTGCAGCATCTACTAACCTTGGTTTTGGTGGTCACAATGCTTGTCTAATCTTCAAGAAGTTTATGGAGGACTAAGATGGAAGTTTTTAAACTAAAGAAGTATGACCTTGATGATGTTAAAAGATTAATTGAACTTGCTAATAAGAACGATTTAAGTGTTCTTGAAATAGAAACAAAAAAGGGCAGAAGAATTCGTATTGAAAAGAATAAGCCTGTTGCTCCTGCAGTAGCTTTTAATGCTGCTGCACCTGCACCGGCTGTTGCACCTGCTCCTGTACAAGCTCCTGTAGCAGAAACTGCACCTGTACAGCAGTCTGCTCCAACTCCTGCAACTGCAACTGCTCCTCAGCCTACAGGCAAAACAATTAAAGCACCTATGGTTGGTGTTTTCTATCAGGCAGCATCTCCTGAAGCCGAACCATATGTAACTGTTGGCAAGACAGTTAAAAAGGGTGATACAGTTTGTATCATTGAGGCTATGAAACTAATGAACGAAATTCAGGCAGAAGAAGATGGCACTATCAAGGAAATCCTTGTAAAGAACGGTGACATTATCGAATACGGTCAGCCACTTTTCGTTATTGAATAATTTTACATAATAATTTTGTATGGGCGAACATTGTTCGCCCCATTATGCATTAATATGTAAAAATAAATTACAACTAAAGAAAGGTAATTTAAAATGAATCAAGAAGAAATTAAGCAGATTTTACCTCATAGAGATAATATGCTACTTGTTGAAAGAGCAGAATTAACAGGTGAAAATGAGGCAAAAGGTTATTATACAATTAAAGGTGACGAATTTTTCTTAAAGGGTCACTTCCCTGGAAACCCTGTTGTTCCCGGTGTTATTCTTTGTGAAATGATGGGACAGGCCAGTTGTGTACTTCTTGCCGATAAGGTAAAAGGTGGTACACCTTACTTTACTAAGCTTGATGGTGTTAAGTTTAAGAAACCTGTTCTACCGGGTGACACATTGGAAACTGTTGCTACAGTTACAAGAGTAAGAGCACCATTCTATTTTATTAGTACAAAGGGTTATGTAAACGGCAAACTTCATGTTCAGGCAGAAATGTCATTTGCTGTAAAGTAAAACTCCTAGAGGATTGGAGATTTAAAAAATGTTTTCAAAAATTTTAATTGCAAACCGTGGTGAAATTGCAGTAAGAATTATCAGAGCTTGTAGAGAAATGGGTATCAGCACAGTTGCTATTTATAGTGAAGCAGATAAGGATGCCCTTCATGTATCTTTAGCTGATGAGGCTTATTGTGTAGGTCCTGCTCAAGTAGGGGATAGTTACTTAAATATGCTTAATATTTTAACAATAGCTGTTTCTTCAGGTGCTCAGGCTATTCACCCGGGATACGGACTTCTTTCTGAAAATGCAAAATTTGTTTCTCTTTGCGAAAAGTGTAATATTACTTTCATTGGTCCATCTTCTCAGATGATTGAGGACCTTGGTGACAAGGATAAAGCAAGAAAAACAATGCAGAAAGCCGGTGTACCTGTTACTCCCGGTACAGAAGTTATTGAAGATGAAAATGAAGCTAAAGCAGCTGCCGGTAAGATTGGCTACCCAATTCTTATTAAAGCTCGTTCCGGTGGTGGTGGTAGAGGTATCCGTCTTGTTGAAAAAGAAGAGGATTTCCTAAACGCTTTCAGAAGTGCATCAAGTGAAGCTAAAAGTGCATTTGGTGATAGTGGTTGCTATATAGAAAAGTTCCTAAAACCGGTTAAGCATATTGAAATGCAGTTGCTTTGTGATAAGCATGGCAATGTTCTATGCCTTGGTGAAAGAGAATGTTCTGTTCAGAGAAAGAACCAAAAGTTAATTGAAGAAAGTCCTAGCCCATCAATTACTCCTGAAATCAGAGCAAAAATGATGGATGCTGCTACTAAGGCTGCTAAGGCAGTAAACTACAATTCAGTTGGTACAGTAGAATTTCTACTTGATAAGGACAAGAACTTCTACTTTATGGAAATGAACACTCGTTTGCAGGTTGAACACGGTGTTACAGAAATGGTAACAGGTCTTGACCTGGTACAGTGGCAGATTAGAGTTGCTGCCGGTTGTAAGCTGGATAAAACACAGGATCAGATTTTCTTCCATGGCCATGCTATTGAATGTAGAATTAATGCAGAAAATCCAGACAAGGACTTCCGTCCATCTTGTGGTAAGATTACAAAGTTACATATTCCCGGTGGTTCATTTGTTCGTTTTGATACTGCTATTTATCAGGATTACATTATTCCACCATTCTATGACAGTATGGTAGGTAAGGTTATTGTTCAAGGCAGAACTCGTGACCTTGCTATCAGAAAGATGAAGATGGCACTTTCTGAACTTTCAATCAGTGGTATTGACCACAACAGAAACCTACAGATTGAAATTCTTTCTGCTAAAGAATTTATTGATGGTTCTTATACAACTGATTTTATTGAAGAATTTGAGAAGAGAAGAAAAAAGTAATTGTATCAAAGTGAAAATCGTGTTATAATGTACTTATATAGTTTTTACGAATAATTTACGAAATGGGTGATTATGTTGGATTTATTTACTTTTTTAAAACCAAAGAATGAACTTGAGGGTTCTAACCAATCAAATAACTCAATGCCATTTGTTCCTGATTCAATGTGGGTAAAGTGTCCTGCTTGTAACAATATGCTTTTGGCAAGTGATTTGAAAGAAAACCTTAGTGTTTGCAGTAAATGTAATCATCACTTTAGAATGACTGCTAGGGAAAGAATTAAGATTGTTGCCGATAAGGGAACTTTCGTTGAAATGGATAAGGATATGGAAAGTACTGATATTCTTAATTTCCCTAACTACAAAGAAAAACTAAGAATTGCTAAGGAAAAAAGTAATGAAAAAGAAAATGTAATCACAGGTACTTGTAAAATCGGTGGCAATGATACTGTAATTTGTGTTATGTCATCAGACTTTATGATGGGTTCTATGGGTACTGTTACCGGTGAAAAGATTACCAGAGCTATTGAGTACGCTACAGACAATAGACTTCCTATTGTTATTTTCACAGTTTCAGGTGGTGCAAGAATGCAGGAAGGTGTGTTGTCACTAATGCAGATGGCAAAGACTTCCGGTGCAGTAAAGCGTCACAGTGATGCAGGTCTTCTATATATTACTGTTCTAACTGACCCAACAACAGGTGGTGTTACTGCTTCATTTGCTATGGAGGGTGATATTATCCTTGCTGAGCCAAAGGCTCTTGTTGGATTTGCAGGACAGAGAGTTGTTGAACAAACAACCCACACTAAACTTCCTAAGGGTTTCCAAAGATCAGAATTCTTACTTGAAAAAGGTTTTGTAGATTCTGTTGTACAGAGAAAAGATATGAAGAAAACTCTTGCTTATCTTCTTTCTATTCACAATCCTAACAAGGAGGTTCAAGAATAATGAATGCTTATGATAAGGTAATGGCAGCTAGAGATGCCAAGAGATTAACTGCCGTTGATTATATTAACAAGATGTTCGGTTCAACATTTATTGAAATGCATGGTGACAGAAGATTTGGTGATGATAAGGCTATTGTTGGTGGTTTAGCAATGCTTTATGACCAGCCAATCACAGTTATCGGTATTGAAAAAGGTAGAAATACTAAGGAAAGAATGAACCGTAACTTTGGTTCTGCTAACCCTGAGGGTTACAGAAAAGCATTAAGACTTATGAAACAAGCTGAAAAGTTCCACAGACCTGTGTTCTGTTTAGTTGATACCAGTGGTGCTTATCCGGGTATCGGTGCTGAGGAAAGAGGTCAAGGCCTTGCTATTGCTGAGAATCTTATGGAAATGATGACACTTAAAACACCTGTACTTTCCATTATTATTGGTGAGGGTGGTTCAGGTGGTGCTTTGGCACTGGCAGTTGCTGATGAAGTTTGGATGCTTGAAGACAGTATTTATTCAGTAATTTCGCCTGAAGGTTGTGCGTCAATCTTATGGAAAGATAGTACAAAAGCACCTGAGGCTTCTAACTGCTTAAAGTTAACTTCTCACGATTTGTTTGACCTTGGTGTTATCGAAAGAATTATTCGTGAACCTGTTGATAGTGATGATAGAAAAATGTTTGAGGGACTAAAAATGTTAGTTGCCAGAACATTTGAGAAGAATATGGCTGTTGACACAGATAAACTTATTGAAACAAGATATGCTCGTTTCCGTAAGTTCGGCAAGAAAGATTAATTTCTAATATATAAATTATGGCTTTCATTACATTGTAGTGAAAGCCTTTTTGTTATAGCAATTTAATATAGTGAATTTCCTATATAATAGTCTGTTGTAGTTGACTTATTAAAAAAATAGGATTATAATATAGTTACTTGTGGGATTCCTGACTCCCCCTCAAGTGAAAATGTTAAATGTTAATGTTTTTTTGATGAATGTAGTATTTTTTCTATACCTCACTATCAAAAATACACAGCAACAGCACAACGAAAGTTGTGCTGTTGTTGTTTTATATAAGTGTATTGTTATTCATAAATTTAAAGTCAATTTTCTTAATTTTTATTGTGGCTAAGGGTAAATAACTATATAAATTAGGGTTTGTGGTGATGTTTAAATACTAAAAAGTGTATACTATGTCCTTTCTCTCTTGTGTACCAAGTTATTGCACAATTAATAATATAACAATATTATGTAGCATAAACAGTACCGACTTTTATATCATATTATGACTCACAGTCGTAGGGGCGAACATCGTTCGCCCGTAAAAAAGTGTGATACCTATGGGATTATTGTCCTGTTTACAGACTAAATATTTATAATATCTACATAGGGCAAAGTACCTATATGAAGGCTAGTTTGTAACGGGACATCAATGATGTCCCCTACACCTGTTAGCCACACTATAAAGATAGTATAAGGTATGATATTTTTGTAAATTTTCCTTTATGTTAAATGAAAAATAAACTTTTCTCTAACCACAATAAAAGCTAAAAAATAAATTTACCTTAACCCACAATAAAAATTGAAAAACCCTAATTTATGAAACTAGTCTTTACCCACAGACAAAATTTAAAACCCAAATTTGTATTACTATAAAATATATATTAACAGAGAAAAGAGAAAGGTGTAGTAGAATTTTCTACTACACCTTTTAGGGTTAATATAGAATAGCTTATTATGGTATAAAGCCATAAACAGTTATTTGTAATACAGAATGAAAAGAAAAATTAGAATTTAATTGTAATCTTAGTACCTTTACCAAGTTCACTTTCAACTTTCATTTTACCGTTGTGATGTTCAACACCATGCTTAACAATTGAAAGACCAAGACCTGTACCACCAACTTCTTTACTGTGACTTTTGTCAACTCTGTAGAATCTTTCAAAAATTCTGCTTTGGTCTTCTTTGCTAATACCAATACCTGTGTCCTCAACAATCAAAGTAGCTTTACCGTTTATCGGTGCAACAGTAATTGTTACTGAGCCGTTAGGCTTGTTGTATTTAATAGCATTGTCAACTAGGTTGTAAACAATTTCACTTAGTAGTGTTGGTACACCATGTACTATTGTTTTCTCACCGTATAGTGTTAATTTAACACCACAGTTGTCTGCAATAGGAGATAGGGTGTCCTC from Ruminococcus bovis encodes the following:
- the fabK gene encoding enoyl-[acyl-carrier-protein] reductase FabK, translating into MIDTVINKELGIQYPIFQGGMAWVADASLASGVSNAGGLGIIAAMNSNGEQLRAEIKKCKEMTDKPFGVNIMMMSPFVDEVAKVVVEEGVKVVTTGAGTPTKYMPMWTEAGIKVIPVVASVALARMVEKRGAFAVIAEGGESGGHVGDLTTMALVPQVVDAVNIPVIAAGGIADGRQIAAAFMLGAKGVQVGTRFLVCDECTIAHEYKEKVLKAKDIDTVVTGKRLGHPVRSIRNSFTKEYQACEYDRTNCDDEKLESMGTGKLRLAAREGDVKNGTVLAGQVAAMVKKEQPAKEIIEEMFAQAEETLKGATQWVK
- a CDS encoding ACP S-malonyltransferase is translated as MGKIALVFSGQGAQYPGMGKELYDCSPAAKAVYDMADSIREGTSNQCFNGTKEELSVTVNTQPTVFTADLAAAEAVKEKGIKIDYVAGFSLGEIAALGFSGIMSYEDAFKLVCKRAALMDKAANETPGAMVAVMKLTPERIEEIASEFDECWPVNYNSPAQTVVAMNKDNLDAFCEKIKSEKGRAVPLAVSGAFHSPYMAKAAVGLGEYLADMTLNEPTIPLYANYTAEEYSGDYKSLITNQCKNPVKWQKTVENLIANGVDTFIEVGVGKTLTGLIKKIDRNVTAIKVENKEDLDALNV
- the fabG gene encoding 3-oxoacyl-[acyl-carrier-protein] reductase, whose protein sequence is MKLEGKIALVTGGSRGIGFATCKKLASEGATIIITDICDEEKAAPAIKELEEMGAKAKFYKSDVSNFESAQETVNAVIKDFGGLDILVNNAGIVRDMLMIKMTEADFDAVINVNLKGTYNMMKATYKHFMKQRSGRIISLASVVGIMGNAGQANYSASKAGIIGLTKTVAKELGGRNVTVNAIAPGYIATDMTDKLSDKAKEVMSSGIPMKRAGSPEDVANAICFLASDDASYITGEVLRVDGGMAM
- the fabF gene encoding beta-ketoacyl-ACP synthase II, translated to MRRVVVTGIGAVTPVGNDMKTTWDNLVNGVSGIDFIPEERFSTEGLKVKIAGLVKDFEPTKYFEKKDLRKNDLYTQYAVAAATEAVEDSGILGKIEEDNFGVYVGAGIGGLESFYKNSINMEKFGARKVSPFFIPMMIANMASGTIAIKFKAKGPCVPIVTACATGANSIGEAFHAIRDGYCDAIITGGAEAAVSPLSIAGFQNCKALTTRNDPKTASIPFDKNRDGFVMGEGGACMILEEYEHAKARGAKIYAEIAGYGNTCDAHHITAPDATAETPAKAIKVAMKEANVTGDEEWYWNAHGTSTHLNDVTETKAIKMALGENAYRVNVSSTKSMTGHLFGATGALEAIVCTLALKNGIIPPTIGYTEKDEECDLNYTPNKAVKRDVNVAASTNLGFGGHNACLIFKKFMED
- the accB gene encoding acetyl-CoA carboxylase biotin carboxyl carrier protein, yielding MEVFKLKKYDLDDVKRLIELANKNDLSVLEIETKKGRRIRIEKNKPVAPAVAFNAAAPAPAVAPAPVQAPVAETAPVQQSAPTPATATAPQPTGKTIKAPMVGVFYQAASPEAEPYVTVGKTVKKGDTVCIIEAMKLMNEIQAEEDGTIKEILVKNGDIIEYGQPLFVIE
- a CDS encoding 3-hydroxyacyl-ACP dehydratase FabZ family protein; this encodes MNQEEIKQILPHRDNMLLVERAELTGENEAKGYYTIKGDEFFLKGHFPGNPVVPGVILCEMMGQASCVLLADKVKGGTPYFTKLDGVKFKKPVLPGDTLETVATVTRVRAPFYFISTKGYVNGKLHVQAEMSFAVK
- the accC gene encoding acetyl-CoA carboxylase biotin carboxylase subunit, which codes for MFSKILIANRGEIAVRIIRACREMGISTVAIYSEADKDALHVSLADEAYCVGPAQVGDSYLNMLNILTIAVSSGAQAIHPGYGLLSENAKFVSLCEKCNITFIGPSSQMIEDLGDKDKARKTMQKAGVPVTPGTEVIEDENEAKAAAGKIGYPILIKARSGGGGRGIRLVEKEEDFLNAFRSASSEAKSAFGDSGCYIEKFLKPVKHIEMQLLCDKHGNVLCLGERECSVQRKNQKLIEESPSPSITPEIRAKMMDAATKAAKAVNYNSVGTVEFLLDKDKNFYFMEMNTRLQVEHGVTEMVTGLDLVQWQIRVAAGCKLDKTQDQIFFHGHAIECRINAENPDKDFRPSCGKITKLHIPGGSFVRFDTAIYQDYIIPPFYDSMVGKVIVQGRTRDLAIRKMKMALSELSISGIDHNRNLQIEILSAKEFIDGSYTTDFIEEFEKRRKK
- the accD gene encoding acetyl-CoA carboxylase, carboxyltransferase subunit beta; amino-acid sequence: MLDLFTFLKPKNELEGSNQSNNSMPFVPDSMWVKCPACNNMLLASDLKENLSVCSKCNHHFRMTARERIKIVADKGTFVEMDKDMESTDILNFPNYKEKLRIAKEKSNEKENVITGTCKIGGNDTVICVMSSDFMMGSMGTVTGEKITRAIEYATDNRLPIVIFTVSGGARMQEGVLSLMQMAKTSGAVKRHSDAGLLYITVLTDPTTGGVTASFAMEGDIILAEPKALVGFAGQRVVEQTTHTKLPKGFQRSEFLLEKGFVDSVVQRKDMKKTLAYLLSIHNPNKEVQE
- a CDS encoding acetyl-CoA carboxylase carboxyltransferase subunit alpha, yielding MNAYDKVMAARDAKRLTAVDYINKMFGSTFIEMHGDRRFGDDKAIVGGLAMLYDQPITVIGIEKGRNTKERMNRNFGSANPEGYRKALRLMKQAEKFHRPVFCLVDTSGAYPGIGAEERGQGLAIAENLMEMMTLKTPVLSIIIGEGGSGGALALAVADEVWMLEDSIYSVISPEGCASILWKDSTKAPEASNCLKLTSHDLFDLGVIERIIREPVDSDDRKMFEGLKMLVARTFEKNMAVDTDKLIETRYARFRKFGKKD